The Sulfolobus islandicus Y.N.15.51 sequence ATAGAGGGTTATAAAAAGCTAGTTAAATGCATAAGAGATCTAGATTCAATTGAAAATAGGGCATTATGCCAAATAGGCACGTGGTTATCGTCATTAACGATGAGATATGCTAAAATGGGGATAAGTCATAATTTCGGTTACGTTTATGGTCCTAGATTTAATATACCTCACGGAGTAACCTCTTGTATCTCATTGCCATCAGCAATTAAGTTAAACTATAGTGTTGCCAGAAATAAATTGAGGGAGATAGAGAATGAAGGTGAGCCATTATACGAGTTCATGGATAAATTCCTAAAGGATATCGGAGCTAAGCGGAGACTATCTGAATTTACTACCTTGGATGAGGCATTAAAATATGTGCAAACTTTCATTCAAATTGTGAACAATAGTGGAAATCCGGTTAAAATTGACATAGAAACAGCTAAGAGGTTTATAGAAGAGGTCTTTTAAAATGATAGAGTGGAAGGGCTTTGGAAAAAGATGGGGTAAGTGTGAAGAGTGTTGGTTAGCTTATGAAAGGCGAATTCAACATGAAAATTCTTTGAACTGTTATAAACTGGGAATTCCAATAGATGCGCTAAAAATTCCCCTGGATCAATTTTTAAATATAGTTAAGGATGTCCCTGGAAAATATGCGATTTTTGGATTTCCCCTAAACCTATTAAGTAAGGGAGTCATAATTTTTTATTTTGATACTAAAGAAGAGATGGAAAACTTTATAGAAAATATAATGAATTATATTAAGAGTGAAATATCCTTTAGAGAAAAGAAGTTTTATGATATTTTTGTTAATACAGAGTGGATTGGAAGTATAAATTGGAGAAGAGGGTGTCCAGAATACGATAAGAAGTTTGGCGATTGGAGAGGATGGAGGAATCACAGTAATGAAGATTACTAATGTTTAAACGAGAAATAATGTCGTGAATACTTCTATAGATATTCTTCTTTATTATATATTTTATATTAGGATGAAAGTAGTTAGAATCTTCCTAACTAATCTTTATTAAGGGAAATGCTTACCTAAAATAGATATGTCTATTTCAATTTTTGTCCTAAGCCTAAAAGGTGGAATAGGGAAGAGTAGGCTATCTTATGAGTTATCCAGATATATCTCTAAAAGGAAATTTAAGAAGGTACTGCTTATCGATAATGATTCTCTATCTACTTTATCGAATTTACTAGGTCATTATGGTGATGGATTACTAGATGGTTTCGATTTAAGGTCTTCATTAAAAGAAATAGACGATATTTTCATACTTAAATTACGTAATAAAGTATATTTTTTAGATAATTTTTATGACAATGAAAGATTGAGGCAACTTAAATTCGTTTTATCCAGAAATTGGGATTATATTATAATAGATAATTATGTTGGAATATCAGAGACAAATCCAATAATTAAAATCATCTATGAGTTTTCTCAGCTCAAAATAGGTATTTTTCTTAGTGATGACTTCTCGCTAAATTCTACAACCGAATATTCCAATAGTTGGAACTATCTAGATTCTAAGTATGTATTATTAACAAATAAGCCTTTTGATGTTCATTATATTATAAACAGAACTATTATTGACGCTATATTAAACCAGTGCGAAGAGAACTATGATGAAAAATTTAACATAGAGAAAACTAATTAGGATAAATACATCTTAGAATTCATGACAAAATTCTAACATGAGGTACTAAAATCAAACTATATAATACTAGTTTAGAAATCATAAATGTGATATGTAAAAAGATTTTATATTTCCAATTTCAATATAACATATGCCCCTAGACCCTCGAATCAAAGAGCTCCTAGAATCAGGTTTTATCGTACCAATTGGTAAAGCCTCGGTAGATGAGGTAAGAAAAATATTTAGGCAATTAGCATCAGCCGCGCCTAAAGTTGAAGTTGGAAAAGTAGAAGATATAAAAATACCAGGTAGTGAAGCCAATATAAACGCTCGAGTATATTTGCCAAAGGCTAACGGTCCATATGGAGTTTTAATATATCTTCATGGAGGAGGCTTTGTTATAGGAGATGTGGAATCTTATGACCCATTGTGTAGAGCTATCACCAATGCATGCAACTGTGTCGTAGTATCAGTTGATTATAGGTTAGCTCCAGAATATAAGTTTCCTTCTGCTGTCATCGATTCATTTGATGCTACTAATTGGGTTTATAATAATTTGGACAAGTTTGATGGAAAAATGGGCGTCGCTATTGCAGGGGATAGCGCTGGGGGAAATTTGGCAGCAGTTGTAGCTCTTCTTTCAAAGGGTAAACTTAATTTAAAGTATCAAATTCTAATTTACCCTGCTGTAGGTTTCGATAGCGTTTCAAGATCCATGATAGAATACTCTGATGGTTTCTTCCTAACTAGAGAACATATAGAGTGGTTCGGTTCTCAATACTTACGAAGTCCTGCAGACTTACTAGACTTTAGGTTTTCTCCAATTCTAGTACAAGATTTAAGCGGATTACCTCCAGCCTTAATAATAACAGCAGAATATGACCCATTAAGGGATCAAGGAGAAGCTTATGCGAATAGATTACTACAAGCTGGAGTACCGGTTACCAGTGTTAGGTTCAATAACGTTATACATGGATTCCTTTCATTTTTCCCGTTAATAGAGCAAGGAAGAGATGCTATAGGTTTAATAGGCTCTGTTTTAAGGCGCGCATTTTATGATAAAAGTTAATAATCTTTTTTATTTTAATTTTTGTTTTAAGGCATTTATTAAAAACATTTAAAAAGAGTCAATAACAAATTAAGACTATGAAAGCTGTTATTCTTCCAGCTCATAAACAAGGTTATAGAATTGAGGAAGTACCAGATCCTAAACCGGGTAAGGATGAAGCCATTATTAAGGTTAACAAGGCTGCACTGTGTTATAGGGACTTATTGCAAATAAAAGGATTCTACCCCAGATCTAAATACCCGTTAATTTTAGGTCATGAAGTTGTGGGAACTGTAGAGGAAGTTGGAGAAGACGTTAAGGATTTTAAGAAAGGGGATAGAGTTACGTCAATGCTTTTTGTCCCTGACTGGTCATGTGAATATTGTAAAAGTGGAGAAGAAGTTTACTGTAAGAATAGGGTTGTATACGCTCAAGAATTAGATGGATTTTTCGCAGAAAAAGCTAAAGTTAAGGCAAGCAGTCTAGTTAAAGTACCTGAGAGTGTTTCCGATGAGGGAGCTGTTATAGTACCATGTGTTGCTGCAATGGTTTATAGGGGTTTGAAAAAAGCTGGAATAAAAAAAGGAGAAATTGTATTGGTTACTGGAGCAAGTGGTGGTGTAGGTATTCATGCTATTCAAGTAGCTAAGGCTTTAGGGGCTAAGGTAATAGGAGTTACTAGTGGGGAAAGCAAGGCTAAGATAGTTTCTAAATATGCTGACTACGTAATTGTAGGTGAGAAGTTCTCAGAAGAGGCTAAAAAGATAGGTGACGTTTCCATTGTAATTGAAAATGTGGGTCCCTATACGCTAGAAGAAAGTATGAAGAGTCTGAGGAGTGGCGGTAAGATTATACAGATCGGTAATTTAGATCCTTCTGTAACATTTAATTTAAGGCTGGGCTATATTATTCTTAAAGACATAAGTTTAATGGGGCATATAGGCGCAAATAAAAATGATATAATAAAAACTCTAAACCTTGTTAAGGAGGGTAAAATAAAACCTGTTATTGGAAGTGAGGTTAGCTTAGAGAATTTTGGAAAAGCTCTTGACTTGCTTAATGACAGTAAAAATAGGTACGGAAAAATATTGATCTCAAACTCTTTCTAGAACTATTGCCCCACCTTGACCTCCACCAACACACAGCGTTGCAACACCATAATCCTTTCCTTCTATTATTAATTGCCTAGCCAAGGTACCCACTAGTCTAGCCCCAGTGGCTCCTAGTGGATGCCCTATAGCAATAGCACCTCCCTTCTTATTTACTGTGCTCTCATCCAATTCTAATTGTTTTATAGCATATAATACTACAACTGCAAATGCCTCATTTATTTCCCATAAGTCTATTTTTCTTGTACTTAAATTTGCCTTTTCTAAGGCCTTCTTGGAAGCCGGTACTGGTCCCTTCCCCATTACTGCTGGAGGTACTCCAGCAAACCCAAAACTCCTTATTTTTGCCATTGGAGTTAATCCATATTTCTTCAATGCATTTTTTGACATTAGAAGTACATAAGAAGCTCCAGAATTCAAAGGTGCTGAATTTCCAGCAGTTATTGTACCATTAGGTTTAAAGGCTGGAGGCAATTGGCCTAATTTTTCTATGCTAGTGTCTGGTCTAACCGATTGATCTACATTCACTACAGTTTTCTTCCCTTCAACTTCTACCTCAATAGGTAGGATCTCGTCTTTGAAATACCCCTCTTGTATAGCTTTCCATGCTAATTGATGACTCCTTAAAGACCACCTATCCATTTCCTCCCTTTTTATTCTAGCTTCTTCAGCTAATTTCTCAGCAGTTAATCCCATAACATATCCTGTAGTTAAATCGTATTCAATATATTTACTATCAGTTAGAAACTTAGTGTTAACTTCAATATGTGGATTATCAAACATTGGCGTTCTAGATAATTTTTCAACTCCACCCGCTAATACTATATCAGCCATACCAGTTGATATTTCCATGGCTCCTATAGAAACTGTAGTTAATGATGAAGCGCATTGCCTATCCACAGCCATAGTTGGTATGTTATATGGTAATCTCGCTGCGAAAATTTCATGCCTACCTCCGAAAGCCCATTGTTCGCCTACTTGGAGCGCACATCCAGTGATTATTTCGTCTATTTCTTCTGCCTTAATTCCGTTTTTCTCTATTAACCTATTTATTACCATTCCAGCTAATTCCTCTGGTCTTATATTGTAAAATGGATCTTTTTGATAGTCCTTGCGTGAAAACCTCGTAAATGCCGTTCTCGCATAATCTACCAGATATACATCCTCTAACATCTTATCATCTAACCCACTATATTATTTTATTTGATAGATTATATAGGTTGCAGGAACTCAGAGATATTCACTTTACTATTGTATAACTTACTTAATGTAAGCGCTCTCCTTAAATGGAGGTGAATATCAAGATCATCTGTAAATCCTATCCCGCCATGGACTTGGATACCACTTAATATAGCCTTAGGTATCTTCTTATTAGCTAAATCCTTAGCTATCCATGCGTACTTTATATTTTCTGCTGCTTCCAATATTAAAGATCTAGCTAATTCCACATCAATTGCGTCATTAACCACTCTATGCTTTATTGCCTGATACGAACCTATAGGTTTTCCAAAAGCGACTCTCTCTTTACTATACTTAATTGACATACTAACTACTTCTTCACCACTTCCCACCATCTGAGAGGCTAATGAAAGTGCGATTTCAGCGTTATTAACTTCTATATCTTCATGGTTTCCAATGTTGTCTACTTTACTAATTTTCATGGAGTTATCAAGAGAATTGAAAGTGCGAATTGTACAGTTGCTTCTCTTAATCAGTCTATTTCCTATTATTATATAATCAGCCTCATCAGCCGAGGGCACTAAGTTTGAATCAGATATTGCTATTCTAATTTCACCGGCGTATACTCTATTCAAAATGTCCTTGTTCTTAATACCCCTAGATGCTACTATACTACTTACCACAATTCCAGGCAGTAATTTTCTACCAATAACTTCATTTATTATCACGTTATCTCTTAATGATAGTGTGGAAAGGTAAGGTAAGATATCAAGCTTAATTATTTCCTTCCATATTTCCTCAATATAATCCTTGTTTCCCTCCATTACTGCCCTTAACTTTTTTGTGGACCACCTTGATTCCAGTAATTCATTTAGACTGCTTAAAATCAGTTTAAGATCCTCGCTAATTTCGAAGTTAAGATCTAGGAGCATTTAATCACCATGATTCAATTACATCCAAATCCTTTGGTAATAACATTTCCAATTTCATCCGCCTGGCTCTATTTATTGCATCAATCCTAGTATTCAAGAGCTTTTTAGCGTAGTCTACTAGCTCTATATTAGTTAGATTAAAAGGTAGACTTTCAACTTGGGGCATTGTAGGTTCAGAGAATATTCCTATAGCATAAGGTGCAAGATAATTTATGTGATCCATGGCAGCCTTATATACTCCCTCTCCATATTCCTTTACTAATCTTGTAATTAAATATATTCCAAATGCTATATGTCTAGACTCATCAGTAGCTATGAGGTTTACCATTTTAGCCAAGCCGGGTAGGATCTTTCTTGTATTTGTTATCTGCCTAAAAATATTGTAACCTCCTTCAGCTGCTACTCCTTCAACTATTAAATTGTAAGTTACCACGGCTCTAACTTGATTTTCAGGAGAAGGATCTCTAGATAAATTCCACATAGCCTTTGGTAATTCTTCATAGAATATCTTCTTATAATTAGGCGAAAGATCCTTTGTATATGCGCTCAGATCTTCCATAACATTGACTATATCAAAAAATCTTCTAAATGCCTCAACGTGTTTAGATTCCTCATAAACGAATTGTTCTAAATACATTACCTCTTCTACCCTTCCCTCCTTAACTAGTGTCACGATTAATGGATGGAGGTCTAATGCTACGGCTTCTTCTCCCGCAGCGAACTTTGAACCAACATTTATTATAAACATTTTCTCTAAATCATTTAATTTTTTCCAGTCTTCTGCATCTTTACTTAGATCTATATTGGCTGGATCCCAGAAAAGCTTCTTTCCAAGCTGATATAATTTCATTGGGAAAAGTGACCAATTTAAGCCTCCAGATCTTATAGACTTAAAGTATTCATGCTTATATTCTTCAAAACTCATACCCATAATTAACTATAAATGATTTGTTTATATTTAAATTTTGCCTTAGATACGATAAAATAAAGTTTTAGTTAAGCCAGAGAACGAAAAGACCCTTATTTTATTCCACCTTTTAAACTCTCTCCAGAGTCTAACACGAAAACTTGCCCTGTGAGAGACTCTATCTTAAGAATTGCTGCAGTGAACTCGGCTACCTCTTCTGGGTCAAGAATTTTACCCATTAAAGTGAATTTTTCACCAAATTCCTTTTCACTCATTCCTAACACTTGAAACATACTTTCACCTAGTTTAGTCTTCACGAATCCTGGAGCTATAGCATTAACCCTTATTTTAGGGGCTAGTTCTAAAGCTAGGTACTTGGTTAGTGCAATTACTGCAGCTTTCATAGCGCCATATATTGATAAGCCATAGGCTGGTGATACTCCAGCAACTGATGCTATGTTAACAATTGCTCCTCCATCTCTCATTTCCTTTGCTAAACTTTGAGAGCAGTAAACTACAGATTTAAAGTCAGTCGAGATATGCTTATCTAGAAGTTTATCATCTACATTTAAAAAGGGAGAGAATAGTCCTAAACCAGCATTATTTATCAATATGTCAGCTACTCTATACCTGTCGATGGTCGCTTTAGCTAAAGTTTCACACCCCTCTCTCGTAGAGACATCAGCTAAGATTCCAATAGCTTCTCCTCCGTTCTCCTTTATGATTTTTATTGTTTCATTCATTTCATCAGCTCGCTTTTTAGCGTTTACTACAACTAAACTACCTTCTTTAGCTAATCTCACAGCTATTGCCCTACCAATACCCCTACCAGAACCCGT is a genomic window containing:
- a CDS encoding acetyl-CoA C-acetyltransferase — its product is MLEDVYLVDYARTAFTRFSRKDYQKDPFYNIRPEELAGMVINRLIEKNGIKAEEIDEIITGCALQVGEQWAFGGRHEIFAARLPYNIPTMAVDRQCASSLTTVSIGAMEISTGMADIVLAGGVEKLSRTPMFDNPHIEVNTKFLTDSKYIEYDLTTGYVMGLTAEKLAEEARIKREEMDRWSLRSHQLAWKAIQEGYFKDEILPIEVEVEGKKTVVNVDQSVRPDTSIEKLGQLPPAFKPNGTITAGNSAPLNSGASYVLLMSKNALKKYGLTPMAKIRSFGFAGVPPAVMGKGPVPASKKALEKANLSTRKIDLWEINEAFAVVVLYAIKQLELDESTVNKKGGAIAIGHPLGATGARLVGTLARQLIIEGKDYGVATLCVGGGQGGAIVLERV
- a CDS encoding acryloyl-coenzyme A reductase, whose product is MKAVILPAHKQGYRIEEVPDPKPGKDEAIIKVNKAALCYRDLLQIKGFYPRSKYPLILGHEVVGTVEEVGEDVKDFKKGDRVTSMLFVPDWSCEYCKSGEEVYCKNRVVYAQELDGFFAEKAKVKASSLVKVPESVSDEGAVIVPCVAAMVYRGLKKAGIKKGEIVLVTGASGGVGIHAIQVAKALGAKVIGVTSGESKAKIVSKYADYVIVGEKFSEEAKKIGDVSIVIENVGPYTLEESMKSLRSGGKIIQIGNLDPSVTFNLRLGYIILKDISLMGHIGANKNDIIKTLNLVKEGKIKPVIGSEVSLENFGKALDLLNDSKNRYGKILISNSF
- a CDS encoding R2-like ligand-binding oxidase, translated to MGMSFEEYKHEYFKSIRSGGLNWSLFPMKLYQLGKKLFWDPANIDLSKDAEDWKKLNDLEKMFIINVGSKFAAGEEAVALDLHPLIVTLVKEGRVEEVMYLEQFVYEESKHVEAFRRFFDIVNVMEDLSAYTKDLSPNYKKIFYEELPKAMWNLSRDPSPENQVRAVVTYNLIVEGVAAEGGYNIFRQITNTRKILPGLAKMVNLIATDESRHIAFGIYLITRLVKEYGEGVYKAAMDHINYLAPYAIGIFSEPTMPQVESLPFNLTNIELVDYAKKLLNTRIDAINRARRMKLEMLLPKDLDVIESW
- a CDS encoding alpha/beta hydrolase — encoded protein: MPLDPRIKELLESGFIVPIGKASVDEVRKIFRQLASAAPKVEVGKVEDIKIPGSEANINARVYLPKANGPYGVLIYLHGGGFVIGDVESYDPLCRAITNACNCVVVSVDYRLAPEYKFPSAVIDSFDATNWVYNNLDKFDGKMGVAIAGDSAGGNLAAVVALLSKGKLNLKYQILIYPAVGFDSVSRSMIEYSDGFFLTREHIEWFGSQYLRSPADLLDFRFSPILVQDLSGLPPALIITAEYDPLRDQGEAYANRLLQAGVPVTSVRFNNVIHGFLSFFPLIEQGRDAIGLIGSVLRRAFYDKS
- a CDS encoding ParA family protein; the protein is MSISIFVLSLKGGIGKSRLSYELSRYISKRKFKKVLLIDNDSLSTLSNLLGHYGDGLLDGFDLRSSLKEIDDIFILKLRNKVYFLDNFYDNERLRQLKFVLSRNWDYIIIDNYVGISETNPIIKIIYEFSQLKIGIFLSDDFSLNSTTEYSNSWNYLDSKYVLLTNKPFDVHYIINRTIIDAILNQCEENYDEKFNIEKTN
- a CDS encoding SDR family oxidoreductase; this translates as MYSLKDKVVVVTGSGRGIGRAIAVRLAKEGSLVVVNAKKRADEMNETIKIIKENGGEAIGILADVSTREGCETLAKATIDRYRVADILINNAGLGLFSPFLNVDDKLLDKHISTDFKSVVYCSQSLAKEMRDGGAIVNIASVAGVSPAYGLSIYGAMKAAVIALTKYLALELAPKIRVNAIAPGFVKTKLGESMFQVLGMSEKEFGEKFTLMGKILDPEEVAEFTAAILKIESLTGQVFVLDSGESLKGGIK
- a CDS encoding acyl-CoA dehydrogenase family protein, translated to MLLDLNFEISEDLKLILSSLNELLESRWSTKKLRAVMEGNKDYIEEIWKEIIKLDILPYLSTLSLRDNVIINEVIGRKLLPGIVVSSIVASRGIKNKDILNRVYAGEIRIAISDSNLVPSADEADYIIIGNRLIKRSNCTIRTFNSLDNSMKISKVDNIGNHEDIEVNNAEIALSLASQMVGSGEEVVSMSIKYSKERVAFGKPIGSYQAIKHRVVNDAIDVELARSLILEAAENIKYAWIAKDLANKKIPKAILSGIQVHGGIGFTDDLDIHLHLRRALTLSKLYNSKVNISEFLQPI